A region of the Burkholderiales bacterium genome:
TGGCGATTCGCCTGACGGCGCATCAGAACCAAGCCTGTATCCGAATGTCTTCCAGTAAATCCATTCTCAACCCAGAAATATGAATCCCTTACTCGATTTTTCGGGCCTGCCGCGCTTTGCCGAATTCAATGTCGGCAGCGTTGCGCCGGCCGTCGAACAATTGCTGGCCGAAAACCGCGCGCTGGTTGCCAGGCTTGTCGCTGAGACCGACGCGCCGACCTGGGACAACTTCGTGCAACTGCTGGAAGACGCCAACGAGCGTCTGAGCCGCGCCTGGGGCCAGGTCGGGCACCTGAATGGCGTGATGAACAGCCCGGAACTGCGCGAGGTGTACAACGCCAATTTGCCGCATATCGTGCAGTACTACACAGAACTCGGTCAGCATCAGGGTCTGTATGAAAAATACCGGCTGCTCAAGGCTGCGCTGCCATTCTCGCGCCTCAGCCGCGCGCAGCAGAAAATCATCGACAACGAGTTGCGCGATTTTCGCCTCGGCGGGGCCGAATTGCCGACCGAGCAGAAACAGCGTTTCATGGAGATCAGCGAAGAGCTGGCGGCGATCTCTTCGAAATTCAGCGACAACCTGCTCGATGCAACCAACGCCTTCGCGCACACCCTGCAAAGCCACGATGAGCTGGCGGGCCTGCCCGACGACGTCATCGAAACCGCGCAAAAGGCCGCGGCCGACGAAGGCAAGCCCGGATATAAGTTGACGCTGCACGCGCCATGCTATCTTCCGGTCATGCAATACGCCGAAAATCGCTCCCTGCGGGAACTGATGTATCGCGCTTATGTGACGCGGGCATCGGAGTTCGGCAAAGCGGAATGGGATAACACTGCGGCGATAAAAAAAATCCTGATCCTGCGCCGCGAAATCGCCCGCTTGCTCGGTTTTTCAAATTACGCCGAGCTTTCGCTGGAACCCAAGATGGCGGAAAGCCCGCGCGAGGTGCTCGATTTCCTCGGCAATTTGGCAAATAAGGCGAAGCCGTTTGCCGAGCGCGACCTCGCCGAGTTGCGGGTATTCGCGAAAGAGTCGATGGCAATGAACGAGCTGGAAGCCTGGGATATCGGCTTTGCGTCGGAAAAGCTGCGCGTCGCGCGCTATGCATTTTCCGATCAGGAAGTGAAGCAGTATTTTCCGGAAACCAGAGTGCTTCCCGGAATGTTCAAGGTCGTCGAAACACTCTATGACGTGAGCATCAAGCCGGCGGCGGCGCCGATCTGGCATCCCGACGTGCGCTTTTTCAGCATCGAAGATCGCAGCGGCGCCTTGGTCGGCCAGTTCTATCTCGACCTGTATGCGCGTCCGTCGAAGCGCGGCGGCGCGTGGATGGATGACGCGATCACGCGCCGGCGGCTAAGCAGTGCGGCCGGGGCTGGCGGTATTCAAGCGCCGGTCGCTTATCTGACGTGCAATTTCTCGGCCCCGGTCGGAGGCAGGCCCGCGCTGTTCACGCACGACG
Encoded here:
- a CDS encoding M3 family metallopeptidase — protein: MNPLLDFSGLPRFAEFNVGSVAPAVEQLLAENRALVARLVAETDAPTWDNFVQLLEDANERLSRAWGQVGHLNGVMNSPELREVYNANLPHIVQYYTELGQHQGLYEKYRLLKAALPFSRLSRAQQKIIDNELRDFRLGGAELPTEQKQRFMEISEELAAISSKFSDNLLDATNAFAHTLQSHDELAGLPDDVIETAQKAAADEGKPGYKLTLHAPCYLPVMQYAENRSLRELMYRAYVTRASEFGKAEWDNTAAIKKILILRREIARLLGFSNYAELSLEPKMAESPREVLDFLGNLANKAKPFAERDLAELRVFAKESMAMNELEAWDIGFASEKLRVARYAFSDQEVKQYFPETRVLPGMFKVVETLYDVSIKPAAAPIWHPDVRFFSIEDRSGALVGQFYLDLYARPSKRGGAWMDDAITRRRLSSAAGAGGIQAPVAYLTCNFSAPVGGRPALFTHDEVITLFHEFGHGLHHLLTRVDELGVSGINGVEWDAVELPSQFMENFCWEWDVLKHMTAHVETAEPLPRSLFDKMLAAKNFQGGLTTVRQIEFSLFDMRAHFELDPAGDKTVLQLLDEIRAQIAVIVPPAYNRFPNNFSHIFSGGYAAGYYSYKWAEVLSADAYSLFEEMGVLNPAAGGRFRDEILGVGGSRPALESFVAFRGRPPQIDALLRHNGMLQAA